The window AAATTCCGAACATCTAATGGCGAATCAATTTTTTCCACACATACACGGCTTATGCCATCGAGTATATTTAACTCGACTGTTTCTTGCGTTTCCAACATCAGCTTACGCATTTCGGGTAAAGCAATATGTCGGTAATCGAGATGGTTTTGATAAATACTCCCTAGTCTAAAAAATTGATAACCTAGTGAATATAAGTGAGTCGCATCATTTTTGATGATATAACCATCCAGCTCGAGTGTATTTAAAATACGGAAAATCGTACTTTTTGGCATTTGTAATTTTTGTTGGATTTCTTTAATCGATAATTCTGGTGTGTCTAATGAAAATAAAGATAAAATTTCCATCATTTTTTCAATTGCTTTTATCAACCTGTCACCTACTAGTATTTGAGAGTTTTATTTTGTAATACCTAAATAAGATGCCTTAAGCGTTTCATCATTTAGTAGTTCTTGCGCAGTTCCACTCATTACGACTTCCCCATTTTCAATAACATAGCCACGATTAGCAAGCTGCAATGCCTGATTAACATTTTGTTCAACTAATAAAATCGTTACACCATTGTTTTTAATTTCTGAAATAATATCAAAAACTTGCTTTGTCAATAAAGGTGATAATCCAATAGAAGGCTCATCTAAAATCAATAACTTAGGTTCAGCCATTAAAGCGCGACCAATCGCTAACATTTGCTGTTGTCCACCACTCATTGTACCAGCAAATTGCGATGTTCGTTCCTTTAAAATTGGGAATAAATCATAACAATAATCCAAATTCTTTTTTAAATTGGCACGTGCTTTCCTAGTATAAGCTCCCATTTCTAAATTTTCCAGCACTGTCATATCTGAGAATAATTTTCGATCTTCCGGGACTTGTACTAATCCAGCTTTGACAATGTATTCAGCTGATTTTTTATTAAGAATTTGATTATCAAAATGGATGACTCCAGATTTCACTGGGATCAAACCTGAGATGGCACGTAATGTCGTAGTCTTCCCCGCACCATTAGTTCCTAAAATACTTACAACTTCACCCTGATGTACCTCGAAACTTAAGTTACGTAAAATATTCAGATTGCCATAACCTGCGTTTAAATTTTCGACTTTAAGCATGTGTAACAACCTCCCCACCTAGGTATGCTTCAACAACACGTGGATCTTTCGTTACTTCTTCTGGTGCACCCTCTGCAATTTTTTCACCAAGATGCATAACGACTACACGGTCCGATAATGTCATAACAGCTGACATTAAATGCTCAATGAAGAAAATCGTCACACCGCTATCGCGAATATCTTTGATTAGTTCGATAAATTCATTTACTTCCGTTGGATTTAACCCAGACATAACTTCATCCAGGAACAAAATCTTTGGCTTTGTTGCTAATGCGCGGGCAACTTCAACCTTCTTTTGCTCCGCGAACGTTAAATCCTTCATGCGATCATGCGCTTTATGTGCCATGCCCATGTATTCAAGTTGCTGCATCGCGATTTCTCTGGCTTCTTTGTATGTGCTCACCTTATTAAAGGCACCTACAATTACATTTTCCAGTAGCGTTAAGTTACCGAATGGTTGAACAATTTGGAACGTCCGCGCAATACCACGCGCACACATATATTCGGGTTTTAAGCCATGAATAGATTCACCATTTAATGATATCTTTCCCTCCGTGGGTGTATGGTAGCCACAAATTGAATGGAAAAGCGTCGTTTTACCAGCACCATTGGGACCGATTAAACCAAGGATTTCACCTTCATTTAATTGTAAACTAACATTATTGACGGCTACTAGACCTGAGAATCTCTTCACAACATTTTCAAGTTTTAGCAATGTCATTTGCTTTCCCCTCCTTCTTCAATTTACGCAAACGTATTTTTTCTTGGAACCAACCAACTAAACCTTCTGGTAGGAATAAAATTACTAATACTAAAATTAAACCGTATACCATTAAATGAACCCCAGCAAAGCCACCAAAAAAGTGAGATGTTAATTCACCAAGTGGTACAATAATTAAGGCACCCATGAATGGCCCTAAAATGGTTCCCATTCCTCCTAAAATGGCTGGTAGAATAATAGATACGGACACATCGTTTCCGAATGTTGTTGGTGGGTCAATGTACAATAGGTATTGTGCATAGAATGTACCGCCCACAGACGTCAGCGCACCACTAATTGCTATCGCCATCATTTTATTTTTAAACGTATTTACTCCCAATGATTGGGCCGCATCTTCATTTTCACGAATGGCAATCAAGTTAAAGCCTAAACGTGATTTACTGATGAAATAAGTTATGAGTGTCACGATAATCGTTAATACTAAAATCACATAGAAATAAGTTATACGAGATTCAAATTGGAACATAAGCGGATTACTTCCAATCGGTAATAAAATTCCTAATGTTTTATTGAAGTAATCCATATTTTGTACGATGATTCGTAAAATCTCAGCAAACGCAAGTGTCCCTAACGAGAAATATGCGCCCCGTAATTTGTAACGGAATGAGAGGAAACCGATTAATAAAGCAATTAATATCGCCACAACTGCACCTATAATCATGCCAATCCAAGGTGAAATATTATACTTTACTAGTAAAATTGCCGATGCATATGCACCCGTACCAAAAAATATAGCATGACCAAATGAGAACTGCCCTGCATAGCCACTTAAAATATTCCATGCCTGACTTACTAAAGCATAATACAAAATCAAGATACCCATATGAATGTAATATTGGTTATCGGTAAAGAGTGGAAAAAGAGCAATAAACACAACGGCAATCAGGTATAAAATATATGATTTTTTCATCGTGTTTTACCTCCAAACAAACCATTCGGCTTCAGTAATAGGATGAGAATAAAGATCAAATATGTCATTAAATCCTTTAAGCTACCCGGTAATAATACGCCTCCTAATGCCTCACTGACACCTATTAAAATGCCTCCTACTAAAGCGCCTAAGAAGTTACCTAATCCACCTAATACTACAACAACGAACGCTTTTAAAATAAAGCTTGCCCCTACAGTTGGGGATGTGTAGAAGAATGGTGTAAGTAATGTACCCGCGACACCTGCTAATGCTGCACCAATCCCAAAAGCAATATAATTAATACGTTTAATATTAACGCCAACAAGTGATGCACCCTGGCCGTTAATAGACGTTGCACGAATCGCGCGTCCAATAAATGTCTTTTTTAAGAAAAAGAAAAGACCGATTGCTAAAAATACCGCGAATACAAAGGCAATTAATTTTGTCGTATGAATATTTAAATTAAAAAGAGAAATTGTTGCAGGTAATCCATCGACTGTTACACTTCGGAAATCTGGCTTAAATAAAACTAACGCTAAGTTTTCAACAAATAATGTAATCCCGAGCGTAACTAATAACTGATTGTGATCTGGAGCATCTGCCATACGTTGAAGTACACCACGTTGTAATCCAGCGCCAATAAAGAATAGTGCAACCGCACTTAATGGTAAAGATAAATATGGATTTAATCCCATTAAATCAAAACACCAATACGTGACGTACATTCCAAGCATCATCAGAGCTCCTTGTGCGAAGTTGATGATTTTCATAACACCGAAAATCAGCGTTAAACCAATTGCTACAAGACCGTAAATTCCTCCCATTAAAATGCCATCAATCAATGATTGAAAAAACAATTCTGCACTCATGCTGTCTTCCCCCCTTTGTTCATTTCATCCCTAAATCAATTTCGCCTTGGCGTAATTGCGTCCGGATTTTGAATTGTAGCTGACGCTTTGCTTTCGCTACAAAAACATCTGCTGAATGAAGATAAATGGGAGAACGCTTCTATCGAATTGTGGATCATAAGCGCCCCCCATTTAGAACACCGGTAATTAATTTCGTGGATATACTGGCTCAACCTCTAAGTACTCTGCTGGTCCAACTACCTTTGATGCGCCATCTGTGATTTGGTTTAATACTGCTTTTGCATTTATGTTTTGACCCTTTTCATCAAACTGAATAGCTTCTTGAGGCAAAATATGATCCTCTAAGTTTGTTTCTGTTAATGCTTTACGGATTGCTTCTCGATCTGTTGATCCCGCACGTTCAATAGCATCAAGTAAAACCGTTGTCGCCATGTAAGAGTACGCTGCGTTTGGTCCCATTTCACGACCATATGCTTCTTTATACTTTGCTTTTACATCATTTGCTAAATCACTATGTGGATTAATTGTGTAGTTAACATCCATCAATAAATTGTTGATTGATTGATAATCCGTAATAAATTTTGCATTACTAAATGCACCGTTAGCTACACCTATAAGGGCGCGAGGTTTATAGTTAGAGTTTTGAATACCTTCCACTAGCATTACCCCATCACGAAGATATGTTGTTACCAACACGATATCTGGCTTACTTGCAGAAATTTTATTGATTGTTGATGATAAATCAGCTGTCGAAGATGCGTGTGGTAAAACATCTAAAATGTCTAAACCATAGTCTTTTGCATTGCCCTTGATGGCCTTTGCAATACTTGTACCGAATACACTATCTTCATGTACGATTACAGCAGTAGATAGTTTTTCCGTTGCATTTTCATTTAAATCTTTGAAATACTTTAAGAAATCGATAGAAAATGAACTTGCTGCTGGTTGTAAACGAAAAGTATACTTAAAACCACGTTCCGTAATTTCATCCGCTGAACCAATATCAACGATGAATGGTAAACGTGAACGCTCTGCTTCTTGAGTTGCTGGTAACGCTACACCACTTGAGTAAGCACCAACAATGCCAACTACACCTGCACGATCAAGTTTTTGTACTTCCGAAACCCCTTTCTCTGGTGAACCCTCATGGTCTGCCTCTACCAATTCAACAGATTTATTTCCTAATGATTGGATACCGCCTGCATCATTTTTTTCCTTAATTGCTAATTTCACTGCATCTCGCATTTCTTGACCTTCTAATGCCAAGCCCCCACTTAATGGATGAAGTGAACCAATTTTAACTGAATCCCCTTTGCCTGCTCCATCACCACTGTCACCCGATGTTGAAGCGCCGCTGTTACAAGCTGCTAAAACAATAGTTAAGAAACATAACATGAATACAACTGACCATTTTTTCATATAATACTACCCCTCTCATTTTTAATATCTATTATTTAAGAATGCTAGATTGTACGATGCACAAATTTCCCTCGGCCGTTTTCTTTGATTGCCTTACCATCAGCTACAATAATTTCTCCACGACTTACTGTAAAAGCTGGCCAACCAACTAACTCCCATCCGTCATACAACGAGAAGTCACAACTTTCCGACATTTCTTTTGCCATTAATGCCTTTTTCGTTTGAAGATCAACAATCGCAAAGTCTGCATCCGCCCCCACTTCAATGCGCCCTTTCGAGGGAAGATTATACGATTCTGCTAATGATAACGACATAATGTCAGCAATACGCTCTAACGGAATATCACGTTTGACATAACCCTCCGTCAGCATTAATGGTAATAGACCACCTGCACTTGGGAAACCGAATAATGTCTCCCATGTATCACCGGATTTACCTAGTTTTTTTTCTAAACTACTCGGTACATGGTCTGTCCCTATAGCATTAATAAACCCTGTTCGAATACCATCCCATAGTTTTTCACCGTCTTCTCGTTTATGAACAGGTGGTCCTACTTTCGCTTTAATGCCTACCTCATGCTCGTCGTGTAGTAATAAATAATGTGGACAAGTCTCTACCTTGACATTGCCCTCGGTTAGCCATTGCGACTGTTTCAGCACCTCAACACTATCGCCTGATGTTAAGTGCACAATATATAGATTGCCATCATAAACTTTGTTCATATAAAGTGAGCTGAGTAAAGATTCTGCTTCTGCATGCCCAGGGCTTGTCTTGCTCCATGTTGATAGCCCGTTGTTCTCGTCTTCCGCTTGTAACTGGGCTGTTAGTTTACGATTAATATCCATGTTTTCGCAATGTACAGCCAGTAAAAGCTTTGGTGATACTTCTTTGAACTTCGCCAAAATGCGACCTAAATCATAGGCTGATAAATCTATACCGTCTGTAATTTTGAACTTATCGTTTAACTGACGCTCATAATTGCGGAAGAATTTAAAGGATGTAATGCCTTCCTTGTCAACTAGTTCTTCTAATTCATCTAAGTGCTGTTCTTTCAAAATACCTAAGCTATATGTGAAATCAATGTACGTCCATTTCTCGACATCTTTTTTCACCTTTGGAAACCACTCTAAGTAACTTACTGGCTGACGGTCAAAGTTAACGACCGTTGTAATACCAGAAATGGCATGCTGCTTCGTATCTAAAAAATCTTGTTCTATTGAATTGTAAATTCCTAAGTGCTGATGGGCATCGATAACACCTGGTAAAATATGAAGCCCTGTTGCATCAATTACCTCTGTAGCTTCTGCTACTTCTTCATGATCTAGAATGGCAACAATTTTTTCATTTTTCACGCCGATATTTGCTTTTCTCACGCCTACACGTGGAATGACAACTTCACCATTTTTAATGAATAAATCCAACATTTACTTCACCTCTTCCGACTCTTTTACCACGCTTCTCATATAGGACTCGATATCTGTCGATGGCACAACATCACAATATTTCATCCATAAATCCAGTAGCGCTGCTTTATGTGAAAGTTCAATGCGATCAAATACAGCGTCTTCTACAATGACAACATTGAAGTTATGCGTCACCGCATCTACCGCGGTTGCACGAACACAGCCACTTGTAGAACCACCCACAATAATTAATGTATCAACTTTCAATTTTACTAAATAGCTAATGAATGGTGTACCAAAGAAAGCACTAGCATAACTTTTATCAACCACGATATCGCGATCAGTCGGCTTTAAGCATTCGACGATATCCGATGCGGGATTGCCATCTAAATATTTTGTTTGGTCTCTCTTTGCTTTTGTCGAGAATGAATCAAATTGAATCGTTTTCTTCTGCACATTGCGTGTATATAACACAGGAATTTCCAGAGCGTCTGCTAGCGCCTTTAATTGCTCAATTTTACGAATCCCTTTCCAAGCCACGTCACCGCCTCCGCTTGGCCATTCATCTAATTGATCTTCAATCGGTGCATCAGCACCAATGTAATTGTGTTGTGCGTCAATAATGATAAGAATTGGCTTTTTTCCTAATCCGCGACTTTGACCATAGCCTCCTTTTTCAATGACTATCTTATCAATCTCTGTTAAAGCTGACTCCCAAATTCTTGTCATCATATTGCTCCCCCTTTTTCTTCAATCAATGACTCCACAATATGTAGTCCAGCAATGCGCCCAAAGCCCAATGCTGCAAGTAAGCCATTGCCCGACATATAACCATACGCATGATTGCCCGAAACACCGACTGCACTACCTCCAACAGCATAAACATTTGGAATTATTATTTCATTTGTATCCAACACCTGTGCATGTGGGTTAATGAGTAATCCCCCTTGTGTATGGAATAATGCTGGAATAACTTTAATTGCATAAAATGGCGCTTCAAGATTTTGATCAAAAAATTCGCGACCAAAAGCATCTGCCTGTCCATTTTGTTGTTGTCGATAATCCAAGAATGTAAACGACAGCCGTTCGACATCGACTTGAATTTTCTCTGCTAAAACTTCAATTGTTTCCGCTGTTTTAAATGCTTCCATCTCCGCAATTTGCTTGTAATCCTCAATTGATAAAAGGTTCCTATGAATACGCTCATCATAAATAATATAACCGTATTGTTCCGGTTGCTTTAATACTTCACGCGCAAATTCTGAATAGCCTTGTGTTTCATTAGCAAATCGTTCGCCTAAACTATTTATATAGAATCCACCCATCATAACCGTACCCCAAGTTACAAGCAGTCCTGTATTTTCATTGATGGCTGCATGACCTTGATAAGCGGTTAAACTCTTGGTAGCAGCACCTACTTGAATCCCTGCTTCCATTCCTTCCCCTGTGTTCGCCTCATAGCCAAAATATGCTGCATCAGCGATTTCCGGGATATGCTGCTTCACAAGTTCTTTATTACCACCAAAGCCATTTGTCGCAATGACTACTTTTCTCCCTTTAATATATTGCGTACCTTCTGATGATGCGACTTGGATTCCGATGACATGGCCTGCATCATCTTGAATGAGTTTTTGCAGAGATGTTTGAAGTAGAAGGTAAATATTATCAAGTGCATTAACATTACGCTTTAGTTTCTTCGTTAACTCTAATCCTGAACGACTTGGTGGTGCGTGCATGCGTAATGCACTGTGACCAGGATATTTAAATTCCGAAACGACAGACATTTTAATTTGCAAAGAATCATTCATCCATTCCACTAGCTCCCCTGACACTGTTGCTAATGCCTCCACCAGCGCTGGATCACTTTCATGATGGTTTTTTATTAATATATCCGCCGTCATTTTTTCAACCGAATCATCAATATCTAATTGATGTTGGAACTTCGTATTACAAGCTGGAATCATGCCTGCACTCGCCGCGGTATTGCCAAGTAAATGCTCTGTTTTTTCAAATAATGCTACCTCTAGCCCTGCTTGTGCCGCTGTTAGTGCGGCGATTAAACCGCCACCACCTGCACCTGCAATGATTACATCAACTTCTGCATCCCATTCCATGGAAACCCACTCCCCATCTTTTGATCTTTCTCTAAATTAAAAATAAAATGCTTAATTGTCTGCACACATTCTTCATCAAAGACCGCACGTAAATACCCTTCAGCTTTCTGAGTAATCATTTTATCTAAAAATTCAGTATTTTCATCCCCTGTTGCACCCTCAATATAATGTTCAAGCAATTTCTTACTATATTGAATCTTTGCCCTTGTTGCCCGAATAGATGGGAGGAGCGCATTAATGGATGGATCCTCCTTCACCATAATTTTACTGGCCAAGGCTTGTATATTCTCTTCAGTTGATGGATCCTCAACTTGATTGTAGATGGCTGTAGCAATAGCATATGGAATTGAAAACTTGCCAGCAAAGTGATTTGCATCATTTTGTTGATGTAGTTTCGCTGCATTCGCATATGTATCAATCACCACTGATTTTAAGTCGTTTACTGAGAAATTAGGGATTTTACGAATCAATTGTAGTACAGCATCGATTGGCCCATGGCAGAACCGACAGCTATCATAAAACTTAAAATAGGTTTTCTCCAGATAATACTTACTGAAATCTGTCTGGAACGCCTCTTTATGAAAGCCTGTGCCTATAATATCTTCATACAGACTTTCTACATTCTCTAGGTCACTTCCATAATCCGCTTCTAGCAAGCGTGGTAATAATGTTAGCGTTAAATTATTCAACCCAATTGCAATATTTCTCGCCTCATCTCCCTTGAAGATAGGTTTCCACAATGTCGGAAAAGCAAATTGCGCTGCTAAACCTGCTGCACGAAGTATTGAGTCATCCTCTCGTATATTTAGAAGTTTCGCAAAGGCAAAACCTCCTCCAATCAAGCCCCAATTAGCATGAGGATGAATTTCAGGTTTTAAGTCGATAATTTCACCAAAACGCGCACTAATTTCATACCCCACAATAAACGATTCTAAAAATGCTTTAGACGTTGCTTGCCTTTCAATAGCTACTTGTAAAAGTGCTGGTAAAAAATGTGCGGATGGGTGCCCTTTTGCTAGCATATTACCTTCATCTAGTTCATTGGATACAAGTGTAACCCCCTGAACAAAACTAGCAAATGCTGCAGGTCCATCACGGAACTGCCGATATAATGCTGCTGTTCGCTCACTATAGCCATCATTTAGCATAATACTGACTGAATCTAAAATGACTAACTTTGCCTTTTCCTGAAGATGCTTCGGATAAGTTTCTAACGAAAAGGTTTTGTAAAATTTTAGAATTGAATCGTACATAGCTAGCCTCCTTGTTCCACATTATGGAACGCGTTTACTTTTTCTTAATTCCACAATAATTCCTCCTTAAACTTTTTTCAAGCTTTTTTTATTTTTTTCTGCTTAATGCATGCTTTATCTCAGATAAACAACTTTTTATATTTATTAGAAATTTTAAAAAATTAAATTGACAAACTT of the Lysinibacillus fusiformis genome contains:
- a CDS encoding IclR family transcriptional regulator, which gives rise to MIKAIEKMMEILSLFSLDTPELSIKEIQQKLQMPKSTIFRILNTLELDGYIIKNDATHLYSLGYQFFRLGSIYQNHLDYRHIALPEMRKLMLETQETVELNILDGISRVCVEKIDSPLDVRNFVRVGERKPAHLGASGKVLLAFLKEEEQIRILKEVQLDEEINIKKILNELQQIRRDGYAFTQGERIVGTYAIAAPILGINGTIIAGLTIAGPLQRISEEKSAFLKMKCIESAKMISKYVGYFE
- a CDS encoding ABC transporter ATP-binding protein; amino-acid sequence: MLKVENLNAGYGNLNILRNLSFEVHQGEVVSILGTNGAGKTTTLRAISGLIPVKSGVIHFDNQILNKKSAEYIVKAGLVQVPEDRKLFSDMTVLENLEMGAYTRKARANLKKNLDYCYDLFPILKERTSQFAGTMSGGQQQMLAIGRALMAEPKLLILDEPSIGLSPLLTKQVFDIISEIKNNGVTILLVEQNVNQALQLANRGYVIENGEVVMSGTAQELLNDETLKASYLGITK
- a CDS encoding ABC transporter ATP-binding protein — protein: MTLLKLENVVKRFSGLVAVNNVSLQLNEGEILGLIGPNGAGKTTLFHSICGYHTPTEGKISLNGESIHGLKPEYMCARGIARTFQIVQPFGNLTLLENVIVGAFNKVSTYKEAREIAMQQLEYMGMAHKAHDRMKDLTFAEQKKVEVARALATKPKILFLDEVMSGLNPTEVNEFIELIKDIRDSGVTIFFIEHLMSAVMTLSDRVVVMHLGEKIAEGAPEEVTKDPRVVEAYLGGEVVTHA
- a CDS encoding branched-chain amino acid ABC transporter permease, with the translated sequence MKKSYILYLIAVVFIALFPLFTDNQYYIHMGILILYYALVSQAWNILSGYAGQFSFGHAIFFGTGAYASAILLVKYNISPWIGMIIGAVVAILIALLIGFLSFRYKLRGAYFSLGTLAFAEILRIIVQNMDYFNKTLGILLPIGSNPLMFQFESRITYFYVILVLTIIVTLITYFISKSRLGFNLIAIRENEDAAQSLGVNTFKNKMMAIAISGALTSVGGTFYAQYLLYIDPPTTFGNDVSVSIILPAILGGMGTILGPFMGALIIVPLGELTSHFFGGFAGVHLMVYGLILVLVILFLPEGLVGWFQEKIRLRKLKKEGKANDIAKT
- a CDS encoding branched-chain amino acid ABC transporter permease, producing the protein MSAELFFQSLIDGILMGGIYGLVAIGLTLIFGVMKIINFAQGALMMLGMYVTYWCFDLMGLNPYLSLPLSAVALFFIGAGLQRGVLQRMADAPDHNQLLVTLGITLFVENLALVLFKPDFRSVTVDGLPATISLFNLNIHTTKLIAFVFAVFLAIGLFFFLKKTFIGRAIRATSINGQGASLVGVNIKRINYIAFGIGAALAGVAGTLLTPFFYTSPTVGASFILKAFVVVVLGGLGNFLGALVGGILIGVSEALGGVLLPGSLKDLMTYLIFILILLLKPNGLFGGKTR
- a CDS encoding ABC transporter substrate-binding protein, with amino-acid sequence MKKWSVVFMLCFLTIVLAACNSGASTSGDSGDGAGKGDSVKIGSLHPLSGGLALEGQEMRDAVKLAIKEKNDAGGIQSLGNKSVELVEADHEGSPEKGVSEVQKLDRAGVVGIVGAYSSGVALPATQEAERSRLPFIVDIGSADEITERGFKYTFRLQPAASSFSIDFLKYFKDLNENATEKLSTAVIVHEDSVFGTSIAKAIKGNAKDYGLDILDVLPHASSTADLSSTINKISASKPDIVLVTTYLRDGVMLVEGIQNSNYKPRALIGVANGAFSNAKFITDYQSINNLLMDVNYTINPHSDLANDVKAKYKEAYGREMGPNAAYSYMATTVLLDAIERAGSTDREAIRKALTETNLEDHILPQEAIQFDEKGQNINAKAVLNQITDGASKVVGPAEYLEVEPVYPRN
- a CDS encoding dihydroorotase, which produces MLDLFIKNGEVVIPRVGVRKANIGVKNEKIVAILDHEEVAEATEVIDATGLHILPGVIDAHQHLGIYNSIEQDFLDTKQHAISGITTVVNFDRQPVSYLEWFPKVKKDVEKWTYIDFTYSLGILKEQHLDELEELVDKEGITSFKFFRNYERQLNDKFKITDGIDLSAYDLGRILAKFKEVSPKLLLAVHCENMDINRKLTAQLQAEDENNGLSTWSKTSPGHAEAESLLSSLYMNKVYDGNLYIVHLTSGDSVEVLKQSQWLTEGNVKVETCPHYLLLHDEHEVGIKAKVGPPVHKREDGEKLWDGIRTGFINAIGTDHVPSSLEKKLGKSGDTWETLFGFPSAGGLLPLMLTEGYVKRDIPLERIADIMSLSLAESYNLPSKGRIEVGADADFAIVDLQTKKALMAKEMSESCDFSLYDGWELVGWPAFTVSRGEIIVADGKAIKENGRGKFVHRTI
- a CDS encoding isochorismatase family protein, whose translation is MTRIWESALTEIDKIVIEKGGYGQSRGLGKKPILIIIDAQHNYIGADAPIEDQLDEWPSGGGDVAWKGIRKIEQLKALADALEIPVLYTRNVQKKTIQFDSFSTKAKRDQTKYLDGNPASDIVECLKPTDRDIVVDKSYASAFFGTPFISYLVKLKVDTLIIVGGSTSGCVRATAVDAVTHNFNVVIVEDAVFDRIELSHKAALLDLWMKYCDVVPSTDIESYMRSVVKESEEVK
- a CDS encoding FAD-dependent oxidoreductase, producing the protein MEWDAEVDVIIAGAGGGGLIAALTAAQAGLEVALFEKTEHLLGNTAASAGMIPACNTKFQHQLDIDDSVEKMTADILIKNHHESDPALVEALATVSGELVEWMNDSLQIKMSVVSEFKYPGHSALRMHAPPSRSGLELTKKLKRNVNALDNIYLLLQTSLQKLIQDDAGHVIGIQVASSEGTQYIKGRKVVIATNGFGGNKELVKQHIPEIADAAYFGYEANTGEGMEAGIQVGAATKSLTAYQGHAAINENTGLLVTWGTVMMGGFYINSLGERFANETQGYSEFAREVLKQPEQYGYIIYDERIHRNLLSIEDYKQIAEMEAFKTAETIEVLAEKIQVDVERLSFTFLDYRQQQNGQADAFGREFFDQNLEAPFYAIKVIPALFHTQGGLLINPHAQVLDTNEIIIPNVYAVGGSAVGVSGNHAYGYMSGNGLLAALGFGRIAGLHIVESLIEEKGGAI
- a CDS encoding MmgE/PrpD family protein, coding for MYDSILKFYKTFSLETYPKHLQEKAKLVILDSVSIMLNDGYSERTAALYRQFRDGPAAFASFVQGVTLVSNELDEGNMLAKGHPSAHFLPALLQVAIERQATSKAFLESFIVGYEISARFGEIIDLKPEIHPHANWGLIGGGFAFAKLLNIREDDSILRAAGLAAQFAFPTLWKPIFKGDEARNIAIGLNNLTLTLLPRLLEADYGSDLENVESLYEDIIGTGFHKEAFQTDFSKYYLEKTYFKFYDSCRFCHGPIDAVLQLIRKIPNFSVNDLKSVVIDTYANAAKLHQQNDANHFAGKFSIPYAIATAIYNQVEDPSTEENIQALASKIMVKEDPSINALLPSIRATRAKIQYSKKLLEHYIEGATGDENTEFLDKMITQKAEGYLRAVFDEECVQTIKHFIFNLEKDQKMGSGFPWNGMQKLM